From Weissella confusa, a single genomic window includes:
- a CDS encoding TerC family protein has protein sequence MEVGIGYWIGFFAFVLVMLALDLGVFHKNNEAPTMKESLLWSGFWIGLAFIFAGGLWFFTGGDHALDFVTAYLLEKSLSIDNLFIFILVFGFFGIELKYQHRLLFWGVFGALVMRVIFIFGGAALLHHFAWLMYIFGTFLIVTGVKMLFEKEEAQDLNDSFIIKSLRKILPLKEDVAEPHFLVKENGKRYATQFLLALLFIEASDLLFAVDSIPAVLAVTQDTFIVVTSNIFAIMGLRSLYFALSGILPMFRYIKYALAVILAFIGVKMVLNESAKAFDWHFHISNVVSLTVIVGLLTLSIIASVIVSRVQERRKFKAE, from the coding sequence ATGGAAGTTGGTATAGGTTATTGGATTGGTTTCTTCGCCTTTGTTTTGGTGATGTTGGCACTTGATTTGGGTGTCTTCCACAAAAACAATGAGGCACCAACCATGAAAGAATCATTGTTATGGAGTGGCTTTTGGATTGGGCTTGCCTTCATTTTTGCGGGTGGCCTTTGGTTCTTCACTGGCGGTGATCATGCGCTTGATTTCGTGACGGCATATTTGCTTGAAAAGTCATTGAGTATTGATAACTTGTTTATCTTCATTTTGGTATTTGGTTTCTTCGGTATTGAATTGAAGTATCAACACCGTTTGCTGTTCTGGGGTGTCTTTGGTGCTCTAGTCATGCGTGTGATTTTCATTTTTGGTGGCGCAGCCTTGCTACACCATTTTGCGTGGTTGATGTACATCTTCGGCACATTCTTGATTGTCACTGGTGTGAAGATGCTCTTCGAAAAGGAAGAAGCACAAGATTTGAATGATAGTTTCATCATCAAGAGTTTGCGTAAGATTTTGCCATTGAAGGAAGATGTGGCAGAACCCCATTTCCTGGTTAAGGAAAATGGTAAGCGTTACGCAACGCAATTCTTGTTGGCATTGTTGTTCATTGAAGCATCAGATTTGCTATTTGCCGTTGACTCAATTCCAGCTGTTTTGGCCGTTACGCAAGATACATTTATCGTCGTGACGTCAAACATCTTTGCGATTATGGGATTGCGTTCATTGTACTTTGCTTTGTCTGGTATTTTGCCAATGTTCCGCTACATCAAGTACGCATTGGCGGTCATCTTGGCCTTTATTGGGGTGAAGATGGTCTTGAATGAATCAGCGAAGGCGTTCGATTGGCACTTCCACATCTCAAATGTGGTGTCATTGACCGTTATCGTTGGATTGTTAACACTATCAATTATTGCCTCAGTTATCGTCTCTCGTGTACAAGAGCGTCGTAAGTTTAAGGCTGAATAA
- a CDS encoding helix-turn-helix domain-containing protein, which yields MSTTDDTLLVSDDSKTIYLDDRYLGNVDGIISYYIKNSVYWQFTLDVLNETMKSYEHFALQHAISAGTVSNIKQTLNERLAKYNLTITPNYHFEGNEMYLRSMLFHIMMRWDVVAQTDKVRDIVTREPIFKDLRINSAALTNARSLVIQQFLAISLVRARLGHFINSAPVRETLVNYDELDDRAQWLITEWQAMLERQGISVTNAKEESVQLLYILYLNNIRIDTDWMMNVTKRVKKRLNDFIFKVESLYFECFNTELEEEELANLRRHLFATIIRSFGDSDDLFIPERFSSIDVATLYPVVHEFTNAAMKIFREDMGVKTLSDNFLYDKLVVTFLNDLAFDKMFKPIVVNVNMQQYPSANRVLQEMIKSVSRYEIVFTENTTKNADLVISNFQANVEPQNKFEWTALPTSRQWHQYEQRLGEISVSKLNKTSIL from the coding sequence ATGTCAACGACAGATGACACGTTGCTTGTTTCAGATGATTCAAAAACAATTTATTTGGATGATCGTTATTTGGGTAATGTAGATGGCATTATTAGCTACTACATTAAAAATTCAGTGTATTGGCAATTTACACTTGATGTCTTAAACGAAACGATGAAGTCATACGAGCACTTTGCGTTGCAACACGCGATTTCTGCCGGGACGGTAAGTAATATCAAGCAAACTTTGAATGAACGTTTAGCCAAGTATAATTTGACGATTACGCCAAATTATCATTTCGAAGGGAACGAAATGTATTTGCGCTCAATGTTGTTCCATATCATGATGCGTTGGGATGTGGTGGCCCAAACGGACAAGGTTCGTGACATCGTGACACGTGAACCTATTTTTAAAGATTTGCGTATTAACTCAGCTGCGTTAACAAATGCTCGTTCATTGGTCATTCAGCAATTTTTGGCGATTTCATTAGTTCGTGCCCGACTCGGTCACTTTATTAACAGTGCGCCAGTGCGCGAAACGCTCGTTAATTATGATGAACTTGATGATCGTGCACAGTGGCTGATTACGGAATGGCAAGCAATGCTTGAACGCCAAGGCATTAGCGTGACGAACGCTAAGGAAGAAAGTGTTCAGTTGCTCTATATTTTGTATTTGAACAACATTCGCATCGACACGGATTGGATGATGAATGTCACGAAGCGTGTGAAGAAGCGTTTGAATGACTTTATTTTCAAAGTGGAGAGCTTGTATTTTGAGTGCTTCAATACCGAACTAGAGGAAGAAGAATTAGCAAATTTACGTCGTCATTTATTTGCGACGATTATTCGTTCATTTGGTGACAGTGACGATTTGTTTATTCCGGAACGCTTTAGTTCGATTGATGTCGCAACGTTGTATCCGGTTGTACATGAATTTACAAACGCGGCTATGAAGATTTTCCGCGAAGATATGGGTGTAAAAACTCTTTCAGATAATTTCTTGTATGACAAATTGGTTGTGACGTTCTTGAACGATTTGGCGTTTGATAAGATGTTCAAGCCGATCGTGGTGAACGTTAACATGCAACAATATCCTAGCGCTAACCGCGTGTTACAGGAAATGATTAAGTCAGTTTCGCGTTATGAAATTGTCTTTACGGAAAATACGACTAAAAATGCTGACTTGGTTATTTCAAACTTCCAAGCCAACGTGGAACCGCAAAATAAGTTCGAGTGGACGGCGCTACCAACGAGTCGCCAATGGCACCAGTACGAACAACGCCTAGGTGAAATTAGTGTATCAAAACTAAATAAGACGTCGATTTTGTAA
- a CDS encoding helix-turn-helix domain-containing protein, with translation MGYEVDWLLDKADNDEIALASFIVKNNSDKIFVTELETEFDWSGYKVRRTVELLAQHLLKLYGVDEAGENAIQLTDHNRVVVISKYRHINLDDLKYELLSQSLKWQMLVDMFNERMINYERYAAEKSVSVGTVGNHKKELEHLLLKYGVYITPQNTLEGDTELSVRLIFIQIYAHFYGGRKMRFNHALSITVQDCYALLNKLILEDDGKLSSSEWHFLKVYLLVSLTRERHGHRGGETLTNYILRPWQELSQRTQLILTQLVQKFKEINLLDEEADVWAQVQGFYLAMYVVGLGGRLDWQTDLAEPIVQNVKDLWQVMVRVFDSHIQSTMPEGTKEALPRDVLAPLILVEVYKEHNELLLGNPVRIDNAILMAPTTAQITDEIISEWQQSMAIDLEMMKNLFYGPIFMLLFSNVSLTLFWPPVNVLIDIRTRPNLELMLRRLISGFLKINVQFVDDLKIADIVISDVIGPTANMNNRFNWQDLPSTKQITQLQRSLIEVQRSKMVDKTEKTDLF, from the coding sequence ATGGGTTACGAAGTCGATTGGTTACTCGACAAAGCAGACAATGATGAAATTGCGTTAGCATCATTTATTGTCAAAAATAATAGTGACAAAATATTTGTGACAGAGTTAGAAACTGAATTCGATTGGTCAGGATATAAAGTTCGCCGAACTGTCGAGTTGTTGGCACAACACTTGCTTAAGTTGTACGGTGTTGATGAAGCGGGCGAGAATGCAATTCAACTGACAGATCATAATCGCGTGGTGGTTATCTCTAAGTATCGACATATCAATTTAGATGACTTGAAGTACGAGTTGCTATCACAGTCATTAAAATGGCAGATGCTGGTGGATATGTTTAATGAGCGAATGATTAACTATGAACGTTACGCAGCAGAAAAGTCTGTCTCTGTGGGGACGGTAGGTAATCATAAGAAAGAGTTGGAGCATCTACTCTTGAAATATGGTGTGTACATCACGCCGCAAAACACCCTTGAAGGGGATACCGAATTGTCAGTTCGGCTGATATTCATTCAAATTTATGCCCATTTCTATGGTGGACGTAAAATGCGATTCAATCATGCGTTGAGTATTACAGTTCAGGATTGCTACGCGCTATTGAATAAGTTGATTCTTGAAGATGATGGAAAGCTTTCTTCATCAGAGTGGCACTTTTTGAAAGTTTATTTGTTGGTATCGCTTACCAGAGAACGTCACGGACACCGTGGTGGTGAAACCTTAACCAACTATATTTTGCGACCTTGGCAAGAACTTTCACAACGTACGCAACTAATCTTGACGCAGTTAGTCCAGAAGTTCAAAGAAATTAATCTTTTGGACGAAGAAGCGGATGTCTGGGCACAGGTTCAAGGGTTCTATCTCGCGATGTACGTGGTCGGCCTAGGCGGACGGCTAGATTGGCAAACCGATTTAGCAGAACCAATCGTCCAAAATGTTAAGGATTTGTGGCAGGTGATGGTGCGGGTGTTTGATTCGCATATACAATCAACTATGCCGGAAGGGACAAAAGAGGCGCTGCCCCGAGATGTTTTGGCACCGTTGATTCTTGTCGAAGTATACAAGGAACACAACGAGTTATTGCTCGGTAATCCGGTAAGAATTGATAATGCAATTTTAATGGCGCCAACGACGGCACAAATTACGGACGAAATCATTTCTGAATGGCAACAATCGATGGCAATTGATTTAGAAATGATGAAAAATCTTTTCTATGGGCCAATCTTCATGTTGTTATTTTCAAATGTTAGTTTGACGTTATTTTGGCCGCCGGTTAATGTCTTAATTGATATTCGTACGCGACCTAATCTTGAATTGATGTTGCGACGTCTAATTTCAGGATTCTTAAAGATTAACGTGCAATTTGTAGATGATTTAAAGATCGCCGACATTGTCATTTCGGATGTCATTGGGCCAACTGCTAATATGAACAATCGATTCAATTGGCAAGATTTGCCAAGCACAAAACAAATTACACAGTTACAACGAAGTCTGATTGAGGTGCAAAGATCAAAAATGGTGGATAAAACCGAAAAAACAGACTTATTCTAA